CATTCCTTGTAGTTATTAAGTTGTGACAGAGAGAGAAAGCATGTGCATGCGTTAAAAATTAGCCACCACAAGGGCATGCCATAGCAATAACATATATAGAGTGGATGAATAATTAGAGTTTACAGTGTgacatttttttagtatatattacttatattatatgttatttGTAATGGAAGGAACGGTAAAGTATCACTCGTTCACACATAGGAACATCTCCATGTGAATGCTATTATGTTCTCCCATCCACTACATACACAAATGTAATTTGTGTCCCACCATGCATGAATGTAAAAGCAACTCCCACTCGGCATGGTGTGTATAGTGTTTGATAGTAAATACTACCTTATATTTCTACGAAGGAGAAGTGTAAATTCATTAAGGATGTTTACTTAAAGCGTACAATTAATGTGGTTTGGAGTGAAGTGAGCCGTGACAATATTAATTTCGAagttttgttattaataatgTGAAATTGGGATCTCACTCTAATAGAATCCGTTGTACACTTGTACtgtatttttcagccaacaaaTACAATACAGGATATTGGAGCTTTGGACTTTCTAATGATTAATGCCCTGTATGGTATATTGCCAAGGGGGTATTCAATAGTacgagttttttttatttgaaagtaaCAAACTcatatattatttcattcataataataGCATCAACACAATTAGTAATTAACTCATGAACATAATGATGATTAGTATAAAACTTTGACATCCTTATTAGAAAATGAACAACTTGATTAATTTGTCTTTGGACTAAACTCATTGTATAGTTCTCAATGTTTCAGACCGTAGCAGTGGCAACACTTTCTGACAAAAAGATACTGATTTATgaagatttgatttttttcaaagGAAAGCATAAAAAACTTGCTTGCAATCTACTTCCAATGAGATGGAATTCTTgcaaattaaactcaaatattattttcattactcATCCTTCATCTCATGTATACCTTTATCATTATCCGTGAATCATAGATACTACCTCAAACATAACTTGGTTATGGTCCAAGCTAGTCTCCAAAAAAATCCCTCTTTAAAAGTAGTTAACTTTAAAAATACGAGATATAGTAACATCATGATCGGTTAAAAATTGTCAACCTTATTTTCTTAGCATGATCAAGTTAGAATCATAAAGATGTTGAAAGGAAAACCTTTACTCGTATTTTTGTTTGTACCCCACCCTGATGGGAAAAATCTTTCTGGCTATATATGTCATCTTCAATAATTCAAGCTGTTACCTTATTTATGGCTATATATGTCATCTTCTATTGCTATATTCTTTAcgtttttaagaaataaaatgtatttatacCTGCCTGGAAAAAtgaataatagttaaaaaattaatattgccTTAGTTCTAAAACGagttaaagagagaaaaaaatgtttacttACAAAGCACGAGTTAGCAGTATAAAAATCtctgtaaaaaaaacaatataaaattctttataTAGTGAAAGTGGACTAAAAATAAGCTCTTTAAAACtggattgattttttatttcttgtaagtTTCTGCAACTTGCAAATACTCTTGATATCAAATACATTTTCTTCTTTGGAGTttaaaactatatttaaaacaaaatatatattctcGCTTGTCTCGAATATAAGTACCAATTAGTCAAAATTtgtgttaattaaaaatattagttaatattatttaatttaaatttttttattgactatCTTTCATTAGAACTTAatattaagaagaagaaaataattatttaaaatataatttcaattaaattaatgatattttaaagattgtttcattaaatatgataaaattagttaatatttaGATATATGTTGGAGaagtatatatttgttttttaattttatgagaaaaaatttatacacATGTAGTATAAACTAATTTTGGATTATCATTAAATCACAAAATATGACAAGTTAGACTTTCAAAGAGCTTAAAGCATTAATGTATTTTGCTTATTATTTACTGAACTTTGAAAATGAGTcataattaagattatttttataaaacataattaatacaagaaacatttagtttttataaaaataaataaacaaaatctcTAATTTAGttcttagataaaaaaaaaaacggaagagtaataattatgttataatgtaactctaaaatttgataaaattttatatcgGTTAATAACAGACAATTTTTTTCAGTCAAAAAACTGacaagtttttatttatattttgagattaaattaagtttaacttatgttttttaatataatattaaaatttattctagCTAATTTTAATAGTGAGCCATTCACGTATGTATTCGAACGTACTTCTAAACTTCACTTTCCCGGTATCCAGTTCAGAATTCTCGGTAGCGCGATAGGAGAATAATTATTTCGTAAATAACTTACTAGCATTACGATACGTATGGACTGTCCAGGGGGAATAATACATGAATCTATAacgattaataaaaataattattccttttagtgtatatatttttcatttttcaattattctttaatatatataattatttttatttctttcatcaaCATTTTATTCAATTCCTGTCCGACATAATCATATATGTTAATATCTATTTCATCACCATCCACTTCTAAGGACACAAAACTGACGTCATTTTGGAATCTATATATCCTTTTATTTAGTAGTATTTCTTAAGGTTTACACATTCATTATTtcgtttcattatttttcagtTCTTCAATATTCATCGGTTGGCATTGTGCCTctcaaatattttgaaattaatcctCCGCCATTCAAAAGTAAGGCAGATCCAtcttctttatatatttatatataaatataaaaagtgagataatgcataaaatataaaattaagattgtatttattgttaatttcaaaaaaatgagtttatgaataataaataatcttACTCAAATTGAATAGAAccgtatttaaatttttaattattgatcaaattaaaacaattatttgtcAGTCAATCCATTTTATagatttgtaaaatattttaatttaaatcaatgatatattaacatttttttactttacacacacatattcatgatttaaataaataaattccaaaagtaaaaaattaataccAGCATGTAAAAATGGGTTTAAAAAGATatcattaatgattaatttgtgAAGCAGGTGTAAATCACTTACCTTGGAGTTCTTTCAACTTATTATTAATGAGCTCAAATTTAAATCATGAATATATAACTatgttaaatacttaaataaaaaaaattatcatgattTTATCCTATTCAAACAAGATTGTCTCTATAtgtaatctaaaaaaaattaatttttgaattctTGATTTTTACGAGTCTTACAACTAATTGAGTATGAGTATTTAGTATTTTTCATTAATGtattcattatttaaaaattataatattgagattcacatttgaaatgaaaatgttttaatttatatttcataatttaataaattttatttttctgataaaaattatatttaatgttttattttagttttatttattattattatttataattgttaacaatttattttctaacacatttttaacaagcttttattatttattgaatttaatataaaactcaataattggggaaataaacataaataaatattccataaatattattgtattgaatatttgaaaataatttaatacttgttcttaaatataaatttctttaataaaatatacttaataTATGTTAATTACTGTCCTTGACTTATTCACTTGTTAGTATGATTTCTTGTGTCATTTTACCCTTTATTGATTGGATTTTCACTTCAAAGTGAATCTTATTGCTAAAGCTCTCGTTACTAATATAAACGTATTAATAatcatatttatgattttgtgtCAACCATAATGAATTTTTTGGTTTGAACAAGGCAATAGAGATAGAAATTTTGACAATGGAGGAGAGAAAATATAtcctcttaatttttttggtgaagaaatatatcctcttaattatttttgtagaagaagagaaaaaatgaagtactttattattatatccttcatgtaataaataaagttcttaaaagtttactttattattatatcCTCTTAGACAcgagataaaaaatgaaagtaaaaattattttattcaaaatatcaaaatatttaatacttatttttaagtattataaaacatttaacagaatatatttaatatatgtatatatatacacacaattATAAacagtttatttaaaaaaaatgcatcataTTTCTCCCCATTACTCCATTTTCTTCTGGTCAAATACTACGCAAAagaagtaataataaaaaaaaagcgaTGATTTACATAAATTTTGTGTTAAACTTCAGTCAGATATACGAATGATAATGTTAGCCATCAAATGCGCAAGAAAGGCCATTTACACAACCACAAAAAAGGTGCATGGGCTTCAACTAAGGagacaatcatttttttttatgattaaggAGACAATCATCTCCCTAAATAGcttacatatatattatttcttgaATAATATAAGAagattaataaaatgaaaaatagatattttttaaattagtaaaataataaaatgcgtGTGGTATCAGTATAACAGACGACTTTTTCTAAGTAGGGACAATAATTAAGTACATGAATATGtagttaattacaaattatttcaaaaaattaattatagattatactaattatattataacatgctattttttatgaaataattaaattccattttaataaaaaaatttattatatgcatacattataaatttaaattttgattttaaaatataaagacattttttattttatcaaaatttaatgtgaaataattataataataataataataatatatgattttgtaactatttgacattttttatttttatttttaaattaataattaattttaaacttctctgtaatttatgttaaattttcctttagtaaaaaaatagaaacatgtttTGACAATATACATTCGTGATATGGTTGGATAGGAATGAAATAGAacgtaaataataaaaaataataataataataataataataataatggaagtaaaaaaacagaatatatgaattatttggATGAATATAGATAAAAAGGGGGAAAAGTGACTATTTTTTTCGTTTATTTGAATCGgttaaaaaataagtgaaaataaataaattgtataatATTATTACTCAATAATAATACATCTCCCTTCCAAATTCATAAAATGCTTCCAGTTTGGTTATGATTacttatgaaataataataataatgattaataCAAATCACAATGATTTATGTttctcaattaaataatttaagatttaaatttcaactaattttttaacataaaataaattatttataaaaaaatattcatctaaaATATACTCACAATCTCCTATCAAAATTTAGTCACTTACATCTAGGGAAAGACTAACTCGTACCAATGGTGAAAGAAAAATGACATGATTACTTATGAAGTGGACGCTTGAACAGAGACTCAAACAGGAGGATTCACTGACTAAAGCAAACTCATATTGAAAATGGGCCAGCATGATCTAATagcagttttttttatatataaaaataataatagcagCTTGTGTTAGATTTATGTTGCTTTTTGCATCACATTTATCTTAATTCTCACCCTAATGttagttaaattaataaatgaataattagtcatttaaactataaaaaaattattctgctTAAATAATTGTGATTTCCACGAAATAAAACATTATACAAACATATTACATTACTGATCATGACAGAGAAAAATTAATAGTCAGAAACCACActtttctgtcttttacattaaaaacttatctataaaaatattaggTTGCCACAATATTAATGTTACAAATTATTGCAAAGCTTGCACACCATTTGGTAAGTAAGATAGGCACAATGTTCATGCTTCATATATACTTCACTTTTTAATGTTATGAAGCATAGCCCAGTCGTCATTCTTTCCCTTATTAAAGCATGTAAACAAAGCATTGTAGAAACAACTCATTTAATAGAGTTGAAAAACCTCATCTTGTATGATTAGCGGGTACGAATTCGAAGTATCAGTAGCAAATTGAGCAAAGTTAGAAATTGCAGTATTCTCCACAATCTGTAAAATGTAATGATATATTAGAATTATTTTCAGACCAAAGtataaaattacaatatatatatatatatatatatatatatatatatatataaagaaaatgcaTACTTGATAAAACTATTACCTTATCATGGAGATATTTATTTGCCGCTTTAAGTGTTCCCTCCTTCAATTCAAAAAGGTAAAAAGTTAGTTCGCTCattgacataaaaaaattaagaattacaCACATACACTCGAAACAGCATTCTAACATAAATTGAGGTTCCATCTGTATGTTATCACATCTCATTAATTAGTTGTATATGTGGTTGAGTATTCTAAAAGGTTTAAGTCTCATATTGCTTGCTTTTATAGGTTTTTAATCCTGTATAAATCACCTTGTGTtttgaattttcaaataattagttAGTAAAGAGCATAGGCTTGTGCATGTGAGGTTCGGTTCAATGAACCCAGTACAATGTAAATTTGCTAATTTTTTCCCCATGATAATGAACCTCATGGacattttttgtattaattaattttaattgaaaaccctaatatttcaaaccctatttttaaaaataaataaataaatacaatgttAACAActttaagcaaaaaaaataaaaatcaattatctgacaaaactaaaacaaatcAACTATTTCAGTGGGaatacaaaaataacttaatcaTGTTATTATAAATTAGGTCCTTACATCTCATACACATTACTAAAGGAATGAAATTTGTTTATAGGCCCTCATCCTATAATGTCAAAGAAAGAGTTAGTTAATTTTCATTTGAGTAAcctatatttgtttaaaaaatcaaGTTGGCCTTAACTATACATGCACACACATCAAATTTTGGTACGAGAAGTTAGAGGTGCAATGAGTTGAACCATTCATGAATTATTCAGGCTCAACTTGTTAATAGCTCATGAATATCTCAATTAATatctcaattatatatataatagaaaaaataaaattgcatatATCTTGTTATTTGTATGAAAACGCTTAATTGAACAAAAACACACTTAAttggaaaattgaaaataatttaagaaaaaaaattcataaaaataaaagtaatgaaGTTATAAATGAGTCAAACAAGAAaagtttaagttttattttttttaacaagtcaaattcatgtttttattagattcatttaaataaatgagataatttAAGCAACTCATGTTTTTCATAAGTCAAGTTTAAACTTCAAGTGTCCAATCTAGTTCAGTTCGTTTACATCCTATGAGAAATCATAAGTCTTACTTTCATTTATTGTATGAACCTATGCTCACGGTCCTTTTAGACACATATATTTCGTCTTCATTTATTGAGTTGTTGTTTATTTCCTAGcttttttattaaacattttaggcaaaaaaattataatctcttttttcatttgtgttttagatttttcCTAGCTTATGAGCTTTAAttgtatattataataatttatttataaacttttaCTTGTGTGCGagataattataaattagtGTGTTTAATTTCAGTAACCTATTTGTCTAAAAgcattttaactaaaaatgtcTTAACACTTTAAGTTTATAATCCTCTTCCTTAtttactgtttttttatttgtttctaacttgatatttgtttttgaaTAGAAGTAGGGGATTAGACCTAAGAAGATTAAAACTACCACAGCATGATAAtgcaaaatgaatatttattattgtaaatTAGTGTGAATCATGATTGCTGAAAAATGTTTTGCAGTAAAAGTTGTTTAGTGTATTGCACAAAATTGgggttaaaattataatttactctaataaatatttatttttgttatattttaatttatttacattatatatgcaatatatatatatatatataatgaattttttatatattttctctaaATGCAATATATAAATTTACTAACAATGATACAATgacaagtaaaatattttaaaaatatgtaaattcaATAATAAGTTTTGCTTACGTACCTTATCTTTCAAAGCTTGAATTTCTTGTAACATGATGTTCATCTGTTGTTCATCATATATATGCATACTAGTTACTTATCCATGTTTAACATAAAAGACAATACGttaatatttttactatataaCAAAGTATTTGTCAGTACGTACTTTCATTGAACGAATATGATATATCCAAGTTTCGAGATTCTTCTCTAGCACTTGTAATTCATCAATTGTCATAGTCTTATTTCCTCCTCCAAACAAATGCCTAAGCAATTAAGATAAtaataagatttaattaattttccgacttatttataaattttatttcttataaaattataattatacttaAATAATTGATTTGTTTTAAAGAATTATAGAGGTATAATACAATTATGTACATAAGACATTTTCATCTGAAAACAACAACACACaaagatattttagtttttatcattttgaagaAGATAACTACATGTATGATGTATTTAtgccataaaaattaattaactaatatcagtaatctgattttatttttccctttgaTTTTATAGGCAAGTGCGGAGGTGTTTTTCCACCCTCTACAAACTAATGTTATTCCAAGTACCAACTAGAAATACCACATAACCATTTCATTAATATCGCTAATCAAGACATAGCTagtcaacaataaaaaaaaaaaaacttgaaatcttGGGGAAGtacaaaattagttaattattctaatttatttttttattacattaattatatgtatttaacggtataatattttgttggaaaacaaatagtataataaaaaaaatcgacaTTGTGTACCTGATACCCTTTTGCAATGTTTGGATTTCTTGTTTTAGCATGTTAGTTTCCTCTTTAGCATCCTATACAATAATTATGCGATAAAGTGAGTAGgactttgaataaaaaaaacatcatcgATCATAATAAACCAAGCATATAAATTGTCAATTATTAATAATGACAATACAAAAATAGATACATAACACCAACAAATCATTAATTTCCACAAAAAATAGtcatcaataaatttaataaatattttgtactaataactttttagttaaaaaaaaaggtacataataggatataaataaatgtaaatatttcAAGCATACCACATACAACATACTACAGTTGAATTAATGCTTATATCAGTTATTTTGTACCCTCATTTTGCATTCTCATtgttaaacattattttttttcattttattaatgatgTAGCATATGATTTTATACAAGAAATGTAAAACAATATAGTTAtcggaaaaaaatgtaaaacaataTGTAAAAATTTGATGTGGATaaaggaaaaaatgtttttccttCAAATCCTTTGAAACTCTCTTGCAAATTTCCTAAAGACACTTCTAACAAATATTGATGCAATAGAAGATTATGCTCATTTAATTCTCATGGATCATAAGAATAGGATGAATGAACAATTGTTTGAATTTGACTTAACTGTATAGAGGAAAAACAATGTATACACAAACAATTTGATCAgactttgcatttttttataccatatcttttttttttgttttcaaaaattatcttttcatcttttttaatattttattggattttttgtttttttatcttattgtaTACTTTCTCATTTTTCCcggaaaaaattcttttaaaataaagatttctAAAGAAAACGTGTTTGTTCCTATTTGTACATATTATCAATTTATACATCTTATCTTGTTTTCTTACACTCCTTTTTCCTTTGTAtgtttcataatttttcttttaatagttTGACCAAGACCATGTGTTGAAGAACCTAAATACAAATAAGTTGTCCCTGCTCAAGTTGTTATATTTGAAGAAGGCGAGAGATGAATGCAACAGTCGTTGTGGTTGTACTCTTTGGTCGACTAACAGAGGGAAGCTAAGGTGAAAGCTCGCTCTTTAGCGGCACTGAGTATGAGATTCAAAGGCAAGTTTTTGGAGGTATCACTGTGCATGcctttaatttgtttaatttagtgCAATTTGATATACACGGTTTGGTCGTATAAGTGTATGGCACTCATACACTTATAACCCTTTAACTTAATTACTAATTTGTAAGCGACTAGTCATGCTAGATCTTACAAAACACGACATACTAATAAGTAATTATAGAATCTAACCCTGTATGAAGTGGAGGGAGAACAAACATTAATTCGGTGATTACTGattatattattactattatttaataatgCATCGAAAACCATTGatgattcttttatatattataatgacAAGGATGAttattccatttttaatttctttgacaCCAATAAAACTTCCCTTATTGACTAAGCTATTTTGTTCATTCTCCTATGATATTTGAAATTGATTAATGCACACATAGCTAGATAgcatagagagaaagagagagtgatTGCGTACGTACCAGAAGAGGATGTGCTTCAGGTGCTGCTTCAGGCTGAGCTCCTCGTGAGAACTTCATGTACCTCTCAATGAGCCCTTGCATGGTTctttcatacatatatatgaacCAAGCAgaaaaaatgaaagtgaaaactCAGAGACCATAATACTAATGCATACATGTTTCAAGTAtatgtagagagagagagagagataccCTTTGGTGGCTAGTTCATAGAGCTTTCCATGGGCAGAGAAAATGAATAGGCCAATTTCAGCATCGCACAGCACAGATAGCTCCTTAGCCTTCTTAAGAAGCCCAGCTCGGCGCTTGCAGAAGGTAACTTGCCTGTGCACAGGGTTCTCAATTCTCTTCAGCTGAACCTTTCCGCGAGCCATTAATCAATGCTTAATTTGCATTAATTGTGAGTATGATGATGAGTTTGTTTGTTTGTGCTTCTATGCACACAACCTCCCACTAGTTTGAACTAGCTTCGAGGTTGCTGCAGCCTGCAGGTACGTACGTAGTACCCTTTCTCTCCGACTTTGATCTCTATCAATCTTGCTTCAATTTTCTGGGATTGATTACCTTATATAATAaccatatattaaatataacattCACCTCCCACCAAGGGAATCATCACTTAtttaaatactaataataatgttaatgaCAAGTAATGTATTCTAAGAAATATGTGACCGCGCCTACTTTCCACCACATTAGCTTTTTGTTTACTCTCTTATATCCATCAGTCAGAAGTGTATGGATTCCAATCAATTTGATGATAAATCACATCAAAGCATGTGATACTAAAGGTGATTCATATTATGGTGGCTGCACCCATAGAATATGgttcattttactaaaatatttctGCGCAACCTTTATTCCTGATTTCCTGTGCGCCCAACTGTATATATTATATCGTGCATATATGAAAGGGCCaaagcaaaataatatatatgctaCTCTGTTCTGTGCCTTTAGGAGAAACTGCTTTTTCCGTACATTAAATTAACACAAATGGCTTTCCTGGTGGATGCTAGCTGTGACATCAGACCTGCGAAAAGTTACAGCAAGTTTATCATTGCCATCCGTTATTCACTCTTAGAAAAAGTTACATTCCTGATGAACAACTGGTGAGGAGTAGAATAATCATCCAATTTGTTTGAGATAGTAAGAGTGTTAATGagagttttcttcttcttctttgaagAAAGGAATTGGACTTTCACTGTACTTTTTTAGTTAGATTGAAAGATCATCTTATATCAGAAGagaaacaatataattttatactttaataATGGAAATATTTTGCTAGATTAGGTTTCgtgattttttcttctattcttaCACTTTTATTCACTGAGGATGTAATTGGAAACCCGTTTGAAGCCTTGTAAACAAAATTTTCCGCTTTCGAAAGCAACAAACCTACAGAAGAAATGAAGGGATGGATTAGCGTTTAGTTGAATTTAACCGAATTCCAAACACAAACTGAATAGTGTTGGAATAAAACCAGGAATCAAATAAAGCAGAAGAAAGTAAATCATTAAACGGTCTTGAGCTAAACTATTATTAAATCATATCAAATCCTGGAACTATTCCCCTGATAGGCTGATTATCTGTTTTCCTGGTCACATTAATCATGATGCACTCTGCACTGAACTACAGAACGAGGAatcatatcatattaatatCAATATATAGTCAACATCCGAATTTTCTTGTATCACAATTGGGTCCAATAATTCAAAGTGAATAATAGAATTGGGGGGTATAGCATagcttaaattaaaattgagcaAGGAATGCTTCCAAAGAAAGCTGAGTGCCATTAAGTATAATGTAATTgaccaaaattattttttaataattcttaTTCATTGCCATTGGCCATTGGCTCTTGCTTGTCACtttataaacaaaaagtatCGAGTTAAAGCACGATAAATTAACTTGACGCTGGAGAAACAATTGTCAGGACAGTGTTTATATTCAAGAATAAATATATGCTGATAAGAAATACCATAATAGTAGCAAATGGATAAATATGAATCTAGGAATTGCATCAATAACAGGAAAAA
Above is a window of Glycine soja cultivar W05 chromosome 12, ASM419377v2, whole genome shotgun sequence DNA encoding:
- the LOC114378007 gene encoding agamous-like MADS-box protein AGL12 — translated: MARGKVQLKRIENPVHRQVTFCKRRAGLLKKAKELSVLCDAEIGLFIFSAHGKLYELATKGTMQGLIERYMKFSRGAQPEAAPEAHPLLDAKEETNMLKQEIQTLQKGIRHLFGGGNKTMTIDELQVLEKNLETWIYHIRSMKMNIMLQEIQALKDKEGTLKAANKYLHDKIVENTAISNFAQFATDTSNSYPLIIQDEVFQLY